The DNA region TTCACCAATTTCTTTATGATGTGTATCTATATAATCCAAAAGGCCTTTTTCAAATTCCTTTATCTTACCTACTTCTATATCCATTAGATATTCTTCTACACATGCATATATTATAATTACTTGATTTTCTACAGATACTGGCTGATATTGATCTTGCTTAAATATCTCTAAAAGTCTCTTACCTTTTTCAAGTCTCTTCTTTGACTCTTTATCTAGGTCTGAACCAAATTGTGCAAAAGCAGCAAGTTCTCTATACTGTGCAAGTTCAAGTCTAAGAGTTCCAGAAACCTGTTTCATAGCTTTAATCTGCGCGCTACCACCAACTCTGGAAACTGATATACCAGAGTTAACAGCTGGCCTCTGTCCTGCATAGAACAAATCTGATTCAAGGAATATCTGACCGTCTGTTATTGATATAACATTTGTAGGTATATATGCAGTAATATCTCCTGCAAGAGTTTCAATTATTGGAAGTGCAGTTATTGAACCACCGCCCAATTTATCTGATAATTTAGCAGCTCTCTCTAGAAGTCTTGAATGTAAATAGAAAACATCTCCTGGATAAGCTTCTCTTGATGGTGGTCTTCTTAATAATAATGACATTGTTCTGTAAGCAACGGCATGTTTACTTAAATCATCATATACTATTAATACGTCTTTACCCTGATCCATGAAGTATTCACCGATAGTTACACCAGTATATGGAGCAAGGAATTGAAGTGGTGCTGAATCAGCAGCTGAAGCTGATACAATAATTGAATAATCCATAGCTCCCTTTTGTGTAAGTGTATTGTAGATATGTGCAACCGTTGATTGTTTTTGTCCTATGGCAACATAAATACAAATAACGTCATTTCCCTTTTGGTTTATTATAG from Clostridium pasteurianum BC1 includes:
- the atpA gene encoding F0F1 ATP synthase subunit alpha, with the translated sequence MNIKPEEITSIIKKQIEGYEDKVKAVDSGTIIQVGDGIARVYGLENCMAGELLEFPNNVYGMVMNLEQDNVGCVLLGDEEGIKEEDVVKSTGRVVEVPVGEEMIGRVVNGLGIAIDGKGPINTTETRPAETIAHGVIERKSVNEPLQTGIKAIDSMIPIGRGQRELIIGDRQTGKTAIAIDTIINQKGNDVICIYVAIGQKQSTVAHIYNTLTQKGAMDYSIIVSASAADSAPLQFLAPYTGVTIGEYFMDQGKDVLIVYDDLSKHAVAYRTMSLLLRRPPSREAYPGDVFYLHSRLLERAAKLSDKLGGGSITALPIIETLAGDITAYIPTNVISITDGQIFLESDLFYAGQRPAVNSGISVSRVGGSAQIKAMKQVSGTLRLELAQYRELAAFAQFGSDLDKESKKRLEKGKRLLEIFKQDQYQPVSVENQVIIIYACVEEYLMDIEVGKIKEFEKGLLDYIDTHHKEIGEAILTKKVLDDELKKSLNSAIEEYKKVF